From the genome of Planctomycetota bacterium, one region includes:
- a CDS encoding DedA family protein, whose translation MAGSVEAPPSGAPTAAPAPPAGRNPLRRLYAWILSWAHHPLGTWALAVFAFLDSSVFPIPPLFLQVALSLEKPRRSFWYAFVDTAASVAGAILGYLIGYALYDTVGVWVIRTWRLEAAFTRAGEEFGRNAFAFILLYSFLPFPYKGITIGSGFFHERVGLETLLLASTIGRGWRFFLLGALCFFFGPRIKAFIERYFNTVCLAVALLVIAVVAVMRLWAARA comes from the coding sequence ATGGCCGGTAGCGTCGAGGCGCCCCCGTCGGGCGCCCCGACGGCCGCGCCCGCCCCGCCCGCCGGCCGCAACCCCCTCCGGCGCCTCTACGCGTGGATCCTCTCCTGGGCCCACCACCCCTTGGGCACCTGGGCCCTGGCCGTCTTCGCGTTCCTGGATTCCAGCGTCTTTCCCATCCCCCCGCTTTTCCTTCAGGTCGCCCTCTCCCTCGAAAAGCCCCGGCGGTCGTTCTGGTACGCCTTCGTGGACACCGCCGCCTCCGTCGCGGGGGCGATCCTGGGATACCTCATCGGCTACGCCCTCTACGACACCGTCGGCGTCTGGGTCATCCGCACGTGGCGCCTTGAAGCCGCCTTCACGCGGGCGGGGGAAGAATTCGGCCGCAACGCCTTTGCGTTCATCCTGCTCTACTCGTTTCTCCCCTTCCCCTACAAAGGCATCACGATCGGCTCCGGCTTCTTCCATGAGCGCGTCGGCCTGGAGACGCTTCTTTTGGCCTCCACGATCGGCCGCGGATGGCGCTTCTTCCTCTTGGGAGCCCTGTGCTTCTTCTTCGGCCCCCGGATCAAGGCGTTCATCGAACGCTACTTCAACACGGTGTGCCTGGCCGTCGCGCTCCTGGTGATCGCCGTGGTCGCCGTCATGCGCCTGTGGGCCGCCCGCGCCTGA
- a CDS encoding metallophosphoesterase family protein, with amino-acid sequence MKYGILGDIHANLEALEAVLEVMEKEGVQKYVSVGDLVGYGANPVECVDIVRQKLKAVVTAGNHDFAAVDKLNIDFFNAYARESALWTRKTLPEEHKQYIRSLKLVEYCDNFTVVHSTLYSPELFEYIQTSYDAHLSFEQQTTPLSFMGHSHVPVNFFKRKNVSFNMDTEVRLDENAKVMVNVGSIGQPRDENPDAVCVIYDSDEGLIRVTRVRYDVEKAARKIIQSGLPEILAERLKYGR; translated from the coding sequence ATGAAATACGGCATCCTGGGAGACATCCACGCGAACCTCGAGGCGCTCGAGGCGGTCCTCGAGGTCATGGAAAAAGAAGGCGTTCAGAAGTACGTCTCCGTCGGCGACCTCGTGGGCTACGGCGCCAATCCCGTCGAGTGCGTGGACATCGTCCGCCAGAAGCTCAAGGCGGTCGTCACCGCCGGCAACCACGACTTCGCCGCCGTGGACAAGCTCAATATCGACTTCTTCAACGCCTACGCCCGCGAAAGCGCCCTCTGGACCCGCAAGACCCTGCCCGAAGAACACAAGCAATACATCCGCTCCCTCAAACTCGTCGAGTACTGCGACAACTTCACCGTGGTGCACTCCACGCTCTATTCGCCCGAGCTTTTCGAGTACATCCAGACGAGCTACGACGCCCACCTCTCCTTCGAGCAGCAGACGACCCCCCTGTCGTTCATGGGCCACTCCCACGTGCCCGTCAACTTCTTCAAGCGCAAGAACGTCTCCTTCAATATGGACACCGAGGTGCGCCTGGACGAGAACGCCAAGGTGATGGTCAACGTGGGCTCCATCGGCCAGCCCCGCGACGAGAACCCCGACGCCGTCTGCGTCATCTACGATTCCGACGAGGGCCTGATCCGCGTCACCCGCGTGCGCTACGACGTGGAGAAGGCCGCGCGCAAGATCATCCAGTCCGGCCTCCCCGAGATCCTGGCGGAACGCCTGAAATATGGCCGGTAG
- the nth gene encoding endonuclease III: MPSLKSSVEAERAARIVEILARTYPDARCALRHRNALELLVATILSAQCTDARVNEVTRELFRKYRTARDYAEADPAELERAVRSTGFYRAKARAIREAARILVEKHGGRVPDTMEALVELPGVARKTANVVLGTWFGKATGVVVDTHVRRVARRLGLTRHEDPKKIEQDLMRILPQEEWIDFSHRLIWHGRRLCTARKPKCAECPLASCCPSAGKIS, translated from the coding sequence ATGCCGTCCTTGAAATCTTCCGTCGAAGCTGAGCGCGCGGCGCGGATCGTGGAGATCCTGGCGCGGACGTATCCGGACGCCCGCTGCGCCCTGCGGCACCGAAACGCCCTGGAGCTTCTGGTGGCCACGATCCTGTCGGCGCAATGCACGGACGCCCGGGTCAACGAGGTGACGCGGGAGCTTTTCCGCAAGTACCGGACGGCGCGGGACTACGCGGAGGCGGACCCGGCGGAGCTGGAGCGGGCGGTCCGATCCACGGGCTTCTACCGCGCCAAGGCGCGCGCGATCCGGGAGGCGGCGCGGATCCTGGTGGAAAAGCACGGGGGCCGGGTTCCGGACACGATGGAAGCGCTCGTGGAGCTGCCCGGCGTGGCGCGCAAGACCGCCAACGTGGTCCTGGGCACCTGGTTCGGCAAGGCCACCGGCGTGGTCGTGGACACCCATGTGAGGCGCGTGGCGCGGCGGCTCGGGCTTACGCGGCACGAGGACCCCAAGAAGATCGAGCAGGACCTCATGAGGATCCTCCCCCAGGAGGAGTGGATCGACTTTTCCCACCGCCTGATCTGGCACGGCCGCCGCCTGTGCACGGCGCGCAAGCCCAAGTGCGCGGAATGCCCTCTTGCCTCTTGCTGTCCTTCGGCCGGAAAAATAAGCTAG
- a CDS encoding ParB/RepB/Spo0J family partition protein: MSQVRRLGMGLGALLGGEGESSQNNEQSGAIEVSLIRPNPFQPRAEFDEAEIASLAESLKRQGVLQPVVVRPAEGGFYELVAGERRWRASRKAGFDRIPAVIREVDDRRMLEMALVENLQRRDLNPLEKARAFRQLMQLNSWTQEEVADAVGLGRPTVANFIRLLELPPEIQEAVSRGTITMGHARALLGVSPRSAQLQLLRRILEEDLSVRALEKLARRRSEPSSEKGNGSSSRREPYLEELERKLMDRLGVRVEIMPEAIVIPYGSNQQLTAILKRLGVL, from the coding sequence ATGTCGCAGGTCCGCCGGCTTGGCATGGGTCTCGGCGCCCTTCTGGGCGGCGAGGGGGAAAGTTCTCAAAATAATGAACAAAGCGGCGCGATCGAGGTCTCTCTCATTCGGCCCAACCCGTTCCAGCCGCGCGCGGAGTTCGACGAGGCGGAGATCGCCTCCCTGGCCGAGTCGCTCAAGCGGCAGGGGGTGCTGCAGCCGGTGGTGGTGCGGCCCGCCGAGGGCGGGTTCTATGAGCTTGTGGCGGGCGAGCGGCGCTGGAGAGCGTCCCGGAAGGCGGGATTCGACCGGATCCCGGCGGTGATTCGGGAGGTGGACGATCGGCGGATGCTGGAGATGGCTCTTGTCGAGAACCTTCAGCGCCGGGACCTCAATCCTCTCGAAAAGGCCCGCGCCTTCCGTCAACTCATGCAACTCAATTCCTGGACTCAGGAGGAAGTGGCCGACGCGGTGGGGCTGGGCCGGCCGACGGTGGCGAACTTCATCCGGCTTCTGGAACTCCCGCCGGAGATCCAGGAGGCTGTTTCACGTGGAACAATCACGATGGGCCATGCCCGGGCGCTCCTGGGCGTCTCCCCCCGCTCCGCCCAGCTTCAGCTCCTCCGGCGGATCCTCGAGGAGGACCTCTCGGTGCGCGCGCTGGAGAAGCTGGCCCGCCGGCGTTCCGAGCCCTCGTCGGAGAAGGGGAACGGCTCTTCCTCCCGCCGGGAGCCCTACCTCGAGGAACTGGAGCGCAAACTCATGGACCGCCTCGGCGTGCGGGTCGAAATCATGCCCGAGGCGATCGTCATCCCCTACGGCTCCAACCAGCAGCTCACGGCCATCCTCAAGCGGCTTGGCGTGCTGTAA